The Leadbetterella byssophila DSM 17132 DNA window TGTCAAAAATATTTTTAATCTTTTTTTATTATGTCGAAGAATGAGAGCAAACAGGTAAAAGTGCAGGGCAAGTATCGCCCCAGTCAGAGCCGTTGCAGCGGCACATCCGGCAAGGAAGTTCCCTAGCTGAACCTAAGCGGAATATGGTTAGCGGAAATGGGCTTTAATATCGGAGATGTGGTACGTATAGTAAGCCGCTCAGGGCTGCTGCTGATAGAACGTATGGATTTAAGCGCAGAAGAAGCGCAGGCCGACTACCGAGCGGCTCTGAACCAGGTGAAGCAAACGCTTAAAAAGCTGGTTAAATGACCATAGCAGAAATCAAGGATCAGCTAAGCATTTTAACGGTACTGGAGCATTACGGCCTTCGGCCTGGTGGGAAGCATCCGGGCGGGAAGTCGATGATCTGCTGCCCCTTCCATGATGACAAAACGCCCTCCATGCAGGTCTATGAAAAGACGATTACAGTGTACTGCTTCAGCGCTAACTGCAAAACCCACGGCAAGAGAATCGACGTTATCGACTTCATTATACATAAGGAGAACATCACCAAGCACCAGGCCCTGATAAAAGCGGGGGAAATGGCCGGATCTCCGGCCGCGCCAGGCGCAGAGCTTGAAGAACTTTTTAAAGCAGGCCGTATTAACGCTTCAAATGTGAAAGGGCTGGAGTATCTGCAGAGCCGGGGGCTGGACTGGCGGCAGCTGAAGGAAAAACACGGCATCCGGGCTTCTTAAAATGCTGTTCGCAGCACGATGATGCGCAACTGTGTGCTGTTCCCCCTGCTGGATGAGCAGGGCCGGCTGGTCAGCCTTTACGGCCGCAGCATCTTTGATATTACCGGTAAAAAGCATTACTACAGTACCGGCCGCAGGGGGCTGTTCCCCAAATACCCCGACATCAGCACCCGCCACCTGGTACTTACCGAAAGCATTATCGATGCCTGCAGCTTACTGCAGCATACCGCCTGCACGGCCCTTGCCCTGTACGGAACCAAAGGGCTGACGACCGAACACCAGCAGGCCATAAAACGCTTAAGCGCTTTAGAAGAAATTACCCTGTTTTTAGACGGGGATCAGGCCGGCCGCAACGCGCTTGCAGCGGTGGCCAAGAAATTAAAAGCCGTTACCACGGCCCGTATCAGCTACGTGGAAACGCCGGAAAACGAAGACATCAACAGCCTTACCCTGAGCCATGAACCGCAGATCCTGGACTTCCTGATGGGGCAGAGGAGGACAATATCAATCGTAGCATCAAAGTGCGGGGAGGGATCTATACAGCAAGGGCAAAAGAGGGGCGCTACGCGGCAAAACACGCCCCTTATGGCTACATAAAGGTGGGAGAAAAGCGAAATCAATCCTTAGTGGTGGACAAAGATAAAGCGGAAGTTGTCAGGTTTATTTACGATGCCTATTTACATGGTATGCCTTTTTTTGAGATCAGGAAAGTTGATAAGGGTATGGGTTTCGATACCAAAGGTAACTCAGCTGTCCAGAAAGTGTTGAGTAACCCCGTTTACGCTGGCTTACTCGGCGTCAAGCCATTTAAAGATTTCCCTGGGGGGTATTTCACAGGTAATCACGAGCCTATTATCGATATAGCTAATTGGCATTTAGTACAAAGTAAATTAAAGAAGCCAGAAAAGTTAAAGGTACAATTAGACGAGAGGTTTCCGCTCAGAGGTGTGCTTAAATGCCATTGTGGGCAACTGCTTTCCGGAGCGCCTTCCCGCGGTAAGTCAGGGCAATATTATAATTACTATAAATGTCAACATTCGAAGCACAATAATGTAAATGCAGACAAAGCCCATGATCAGTTTCTTGAGGTCTGTAAATTGATGAGTATTCCGAAAGCTAAAATTCAACTCATTCAAGCCAATAGCGAAAAGGAGTTGGAGCTAAGTCTGAAATCCAACAAAAGTAGGGCAGAGCAAAAGCAGCAAGAATTAGACGCGGTACAGACAAAATTGATGCGTGTTGAGGAAAAATGGATAAACAATGAGGTCACCCGAGATACGTACGAGCGTTGGTATAAACAGTATACACAGGAAGCGAGTGCTTTAACAGGTGAAATAAGGAAATTAAAGACCAACCATCAGCACGCGTTTCAAAAATTAAGTGGGCATTTAGACAAGCTTTCGGACATGCATTATATCTATTCAAAATGCTCCATGGAAGATAAGCAATCTTTCATAAAACGGATCAACGTAAATATTTGTGGGGGATCTTAGATTAAGCATATAATTGCGTAAGCCTATAGAGGAAGAATTCGGTATTTTTGACGCCACGAAACTGGGCTCTAAAGGCTTTAATTTTGGCACGGTCCGCCGCTGCGGTTGAAGGATTCTGCTGCAGCATTGGTTGAGCGATTGTCAAAGTAGTTTAAAATAGTTTGGTAGTGATTTTCTATTGATTTTGCTACGGAATTAAATGTTTTAAATCCCACCTGCCTGACTTTTTCGTGCCATTTGGCCAGTCGAGTTAATCCCCAGATTTTGTCGGGAGATTTCGTAAATATTTGACTTAGTTGGTTGGTTAAGTCGTAAGCTACTTTTATGTCTGGATATTTTTCAAATAGAATTTCAGCGCGCTGTTGCTGGCTTGCAGTCCAGCTTTTTTCTTTTTTGTATAGCACATATCTGCTTCGCGCCAGTAGCTGCCGCAGCGTGTCTCCATTAGGCAATATTGGTATTTGGTAATCCGTGCCGCTTGATTTAGCTTTCTCTATTGCTTCATTTTCCTTGTCTATGGCTTCCCATCTATGTCTAATGCGCATATCTTGTAATGCTTCAATGGCTAATCTTTGCACGTGGAATCGGTCTGTCACCCTTCTTGCCCCAGGGAAGCATCGTTTTGCAATTTGCTCCATATTCGGAGCCATATCTAGTGTAATTTCTTGTACCTTCTTACGCTTTTTTTCCGGTAGCTCTTGTAGCACTTTTATGACTGCATCAGCCTTAGTTCCTGCTACTATGGCAACTACGCTGCCTTTCAGCCCTTTTGCAGCTTTAAAATGGTATATAGTTCACCGTGCGATAGACTAGCTTCGTCAATGGATAGGTGTGTGCCCAGATTCTCAGGATATAAAAGCCACTCTTTGGCATGATTCCAGCTCAAAAAATCAGATAAATGACTTCGGTATTGACGCTGAAAATGATGGCCACTTACTCCATACAATTCAGCAATGCTTTTGGCACTATGGGGGTTGGAATCAATGGATAAAAAGCGGAAAACTCCTTAGTCATCCGCGTCCCCTTTGCTACCTCATCCCAATCCCTTTGATGCATCTGCCCAGTTTTGGTATTGAGCCACCGTCTCCTGCTCACATGAAGAAAAACGCGCTTGTTACGTATAGGAAAATCCTGAATAGTGCGTTCCGGTAAAAAACCTTTAGATTCTAAATCTACTTTGACAGGATCTGATGAGTCATAATTTTTCTCCTCAAGATAAATGTGTAGTGTGCCAAGAACATTATCTACTTTCTTTAAGTGAAAATAAGATAAAATAAAGTCTGGTAATAAAAATTCAACAAGAGGTAGAAAGCTTTCCAAGATCGACAAGTTAAAATATCTACAAACTTAGAAAAATGCAATGCATCCCACAAGTTTTGTTGTTGATCCGTTAAAATATCTACAAACTTAGAAAAATGCAATGCATCCCACAAGTTTTGTTGATCCATGAAAGATAAGGGGTTGTTAATCTGCAAAAAAATAGGGGGAAATCGCAATGACTTCCCCCTAAGTGACCCTACGGGGAATCGAACCCCGGTTTCATCCGTGAAAGGGACGTGTCCTAACCGCTAGACGATAGGGCCGGCTGGTCCCATAAATCGAAAATTAGCGTGCTTAAACGGCCTCTTTTTGTTTATGTTTCGATGTCGTTTCCGAATCGAAGTGCAAAGGTATAGGATGAGATTTTATTATGCAAATGTCAGAAGGAAGTTTTTTGATGTTTTTAATGGGGATAGACCTAATTTGTTCTTTTTCAGGAGAATGAATTTTGAACTTTTTTTGCCCCTTTTATTACATTCTTTTCCTTTGCCCATTTGACATCCATTTTTTTTAGTATTTTGAAGCACCTTAAATAAAAAAACTATGGAACTACGCTCTAGAGGATGGTTCGGAAAGAAGGATAAAGACGGTATTATCTACCGTTCCTGGATGAAGAACCAAGGTATGCCTACCGATATGTTTGATGGAAGACCCGTCATCGGGATCTGCAATACCTTCTCCGAACTTACACCCTGTAATGCTCATTTTAACGATATCGCAGAACGCGTAAAAAGAGGTGTCTTAGAAGCCGGTGGGTTTCCGGTAGAATTTCCCATTATGAGTTTAGGGGAAACCCTCTTGAAACCCACCGCCATGCTGTTTCGAAATTTGGCGAGCATGGATGCAGAAGAATCCATAAGAGGGAATCCCATAGACGGAGTAGTCCTTCTTACGGGTTGTGATAAAACCACGCCTTCCACTGTCATGGGGGCAGCCAGTGTAGGGCTTCCCACCATAGTAGTACCCGGAGGTCCTATGCTAAACGGGCATTATAAGGGACAAACCATTGGTTCTGGAACCCATGTCTGGAAGTTTGACGAAGACATGAAAACCGGTAAGATGACTCAGGAAGAATGTGAGTTCGCTGAAAGTTGCATGAGTAGATCTATAGGGCATTGTATGACCATGGGTACGGCTTCTACTATGGCCTGTATGGTAGAGTCATTAGGGCTTACCCTTTCCGGCGCAGCAGCTATTCCTGCAGCTGATTCTAGGAAAAGAGTACTAGCTCAATTAAGCGGAAGAAGAATTGTAGAGATGGTAAAAGAAAATTTGACCATTGATAAGATACTTACCCGAGAAGCCTTTGAAAATGCCATAAAAGTAAATGCAGCCGTTGGAGGTTCCTCCAATTTGATTATTCACCTCCTAGCTATTGCCGGTAGAGTGGGAGTAGATTTAAAATTAGAAGATTTTGACAGGCTTGGAAGCAAAATTCCACTCTTAGTGAATCTAATGCCTTCCGGGAAGTATTTGATGGAAGATTTCTTCTATGCAGGTGGATTACCTGTGGTATTGGACCAGTTAAGGCATGAGTTGCATGAAAACGTTATCACCGTTACTGGGAAAAATCACCATGAGAACATAGGGCAGAAGCAAGAATGTTACAATACAGATGTGATAGCTCCCTATAGCTCTCCTTTGCAAGATCATGCCGGAATAGTGGTGGTCAAAGGGAATTTGGCTGAAAATGGAGCCGTATTAAAGCCGTCTGCCGCTACTCCGGAACTTTTAAATCACACCGGTAGAGCTGTGGTGTTTGAAAGTATAGAAGATTATCATGCTCGTATAGATGACCCCGATCTGGATATCGATGAAACCTGTGTGATGGTTTTGAAGTATGTAGGACCAGTGGGCTACCCCGGTATGCCGGAAGTAGGTAACATGGCTTTGCCGAAGAAGCTTCTTCAAAAAGGCGTGAAAGATATGGTGCGCATCTCTGACGGAAGAATGAGTGGCACGGCCTACGGTACTGTGGTCCTACATGTCTCTCCGGAATCTGCTATTGGAGGTAATCTGGCATTGGTAGAAAACGGAGATATGATTCGACTGAATGTGGACGAAAGACGCATAGATCTTTTGGTTTCTGAGGAAGAATTGAAGGAAAGAAGAGCGAGATGGACTCCGCCGAAACCTGCAGCAACTCGTGGATATGTGAGCATGTATATCCGACATGTAAATGGGGCAGATCAAGGTGCAGACCTTGATTTTCTGAGAGGTAGTTCAGGTTCAGTAGTCACCCGTGATTCTCACTAATCATGACTTTACTGATCATCTTTGCTTGTATTGCGATACAAGTGTACCTCACGGTAAAAAAGGTTAGTCCTTATCTATCGTTGCTGTTGGTAGCTATTATGGCCGGATTGCTATTAGGAATGGAGCCCTCCGCCCTAGTAAAATCTATAGAGAAGGGAGTGGGATCTACGCTGGCCGGTTTAGTTTGGATCATTTTTCTAGGCGGAGGCTTAGGTAAGATCTTAGAAGTGAGCGGTGCAGCTGAACAGATTTCCGGGACTTTGATTCAAAAGTTTGGAAAAAAATACGTGCAGTGGGCGGTTCTCTTGACCGGATTTATGATAGGTATACCGCTCTATTATAATGCGGGTTTTGTTATACTTGTTCCTTTGATATTTTCACTTGCGAGAAGGACGGGACTATCTATACTCTATTTGGCTATTCCTATGGCCGCATCCTTAAGTACCACTCACTGTTTTCTTCCTCCTCACCCCGGACCTGTGGTTTTAGTTAATGCATTCGGGGCAGATATGGGGAAAACGTTGGTTTATGGCTTAGTTGCTGCCGTTCCTGCGGTGATATTGGCGGGTCCTATTTTGGGTAATTTATTGAAGCACATTCAGGTAAAAGATAATCCATTATTCGGACAAACGGATACCACAGTTTTTGATAAACTTCCGGCGGCCTTGCCCAGTTTTGTGATAGCCTTGATGCCCGTGATTCTGATCTCCATTGGTGTTCTGGCAGATAGGTTTTTGGACGTAGACCATACCCTTAGGGCCATACTCTTATTTACAGGTAATTCTACCATCGCCTTGCTATTGTCAGTCTTGATTGCTCTTTATTACTTTGGAGTGAGGAATGGAGTAGACATGAATATTCAGATGAAGTGGCTTAGTGATTCTGTGAGTGCTATATCTACGATATTGCTTATTATCACGGCAGGTGGTGTGTTTAAGCAAGTGCTTGAAGATAGTGGTACGGGAGCGTACATCGCCTCATTCTCTGATGATTTGAGTATGCCACCTTTGATTTTTGCTTGGACCATAACGGCCCTATTGAGGATGACTATAGGCTCTGCTACTGTGGCGGGTTTGACGGCTGCGGGCATAGTTTTACCTTTAATTTCAAGCACAGGGGTATCTCCAGAATTATTAGCCTTAAGTGTGGGTGCGGGTTCTGTCTTTGGCTCTCATATCAATGATTCCGGATTCTGGATGTTCAAAGAGTTCTTCAATCTTAATTTGAAGCAAACCTTCCTCTCTTGGTCACTGATGGAGATCACCATCTCTGTGAGCGGACTGATGGCTATCTTGTTGATGGATAAGTTTCTCATATAAAAAGAAAGGGCCTGTTTAGGCCCTTTCTTATGCTTTTCTTTCTATCTCTTTCAGGTTCTCCATTTTCTTGTTCTTCAAGAAGCTGTCAATGTCTTCAAAGTGCTCTTTGATTCTTTTGTTCCCAAATTCAAATACTTTCTCCGCTAAACCGCTTAAGAAATCTCTGTCGTGAGAGATTAGAATAATGGTTCCGTCAAAGGCTTTCAAAGCACCTTTTAAGATGTCTTTGGTACGAAGGTCCAGATGGTTTGTGGGCTCATCCAGAATCAGAAGGTTGACAGGTTGAAGGAGTAATTTTATCATGGCTAGCCTGGTTTTTTCTCCTCCTGAAAGCATTTTAACCTTTTTATTCAAATCATCTCCTCTGAACAAGAAGGCAGCTAGAATATCCTTGATTTTTGTGCGGATATCTCCTTCGGCCAGTTGGTCTACTGTGTCAAATACCGTAATGTCCTCGTCTAGTAGAGAGGCCTGGTTTTGGGCAAAGTATCCTATTTGGGCATTATGGCCTATCTTTAGTTCTCCTTCATAATCAATTTCGCCCATGATGGCTTTGACCAGGGTAGATTTACCCTCACCATTTCTACCTACAAAGGCTACTTTTTGACCTCTCTCTATTGCAAAACTGGCATCTTTAAAAACCAGATGATCTCCATAGCTCTTGCTTACGTATTCAGCTATGACCGGATAGTTTCCAGAGCGTGGAGCCGGAGGGAATTTGATATTGATGGCTGAAGTGTCTACTTCATCTACTTCTACAATCTCCAATTTCTCCAACATTTTCACCCGGCTTTGTACCTGAAGGGTTTTTGAGTAAGTGCCTTTGAAACGCTCAATAAATTCTTGCGTTTCAGCGATCATTTTTTGTTGGTCGTTATATTGCTTCTGCTGTTGTTCTAATCGTTCTTTGCGAAGCTGCAAATATTGAGTATATGGTACTTTGTAGTCATAAATTCTACCCATAGTCACCTCAATGGTCCTATTGGTGATGTTATCTACGAAGGCTCTGTCGTGTGAGATGACGATAACAGCTTTTGCGCTATTGATCAGGAATTCTTCCAACCACTGTATGGATTCTATATCCATGTGGTTTGTAGGCTCATCCAAAAGGATGAGGTCAGGATTTTGCAGGAGTATTTTGGCTAATTCTATACGCATTCTCCATCCTCCGGAGAATTCTGAAGTTTGTCTCTGGAAATCTTCACGTGTGAATCCGAGGCCTTTCAGTACTTTCTCTACTTCGGCATCATAATTTACTTCTTCGAGAGAATAGAATTTTTCAGACAATTCAGAAACTCTGGTGATGATATCCATGTACTCGTCTGATTCATAGTCGGTACGGGTTTCCAACTGACTATTTAGCTCTTCCAGCTCTATTTGCATGGCTTGATTAGCTGCAAAGGCTTTCGAAGTTTCTTCGAATACGGTGGTATTATCCTCTGTTAGTAAATGTTGAGGAAGGTAAGCAATAACGGCGTCATTTGGTGCAGATATTTTACCTTTGGTGGGTTTATTTACACCTGCAATGATCTTAAGAAGGGTGGATTTCCCGGCCCCGTTTTTGCCCATCAGGGCAATTCTGTCTTTCTCGTTGATGTTAAAGGTTATATCTGAAAAAAGCGCTTTTCCGCTGAACTCTACGCTTACACTATCTACCGAAATCATGCTACCTGTTTAAAATTAGTCTGCAAAGATAGTGCTTTTTTAGTTGTTCAATTTGTGATGCAGGATTTGGCCTATTTCCATAGCTTTATTCTTTACAAATTCCGCTTTTTCTCCAGAATATAGGGCGTCAACGGTGGTGATCCAATAAGCCAACCAGCGTTCAAATCTCTCTGTAGTCATGGGCTGGGTTTGGTGCCTGGCAGAATGTTTCCACATCATTCCCCCGTCATACGCTCCGGTTTGGAAAAGCCAGTTCTCCCAGAAATTTACTACTCTACCTTTATGGTGTTCCCAATGGGGCAAGGAGTCTTCAAAGACCGGACGCATGATGGGGTCGTTTAAAACTCCGTCATAAAAGGTATCAATAAGACGTTTTATGTCTTCTCTATTTTCAATATCTTTCAATGTGCTCATAGATATATAACAGCAGAAGGTCTGAGAAGGTTTGAGAAAAAATAGTATATTGCATCAACATTCTAAGGACCTATACGTTTCTTAGACATCAAAGAGCGTTTGATGAAAAGAGGATTACTATTCATTTTGTTTGTGGTGGCCTTGTTAGGCTGTAAAGTAAAGGAGAAAAAGCCCATTGAAACTGCCGCCAAAGAAATTACACCCGCTAAAGTAGACAAGCCTATTGTAAATTCCGTGGTAGGAAAATATAATTATATAGATTCTACTACTGCGAAGGTTTTTATAAAGGCTAACATTACTTTGCTGGGAAATCGTATGTCTTTAGCCAAACTCAATGAAAGCTTCCGTGTACAGTGGTCGCTTCAAACAGACTTTGGCATTAGAGAAAAGATAAGTACAGGAAAAGTGGCTTTTACACCTGAATTTGCTAGGGAATTAGGGGATGCTTATGTACTTAGTTTTGATATTCCTAGGTCTAAGGACTACACAGGAGGAATACTCTTAGTAGAATTTATTCATCCAGCTTCTGGTACGAAGTATTCCTATGATTTAGCTATAGATTTTTCAGCCAAAAGAACTTCTTCACGTTATGAGATTTATAAGGGTGTAGATGAGTCTATTCCGGATTTTACCCCTTATGTGTATGAGGGTCAGTCTTTTGTAATTAAATCCATATTGCCTTCACAAAATCCTCTGTATTTAATCAGGTACCGAAATCTTTCGAAACCCGCTTTGTCTCCTATGTCAGGCACTAAGCGTACCCCCGAGTCAGAGTTTGAAATAGCGGAAACCATAGATATCAAGGATAGGGAAGTGTTGACTTTAGATCAGGGGATGTATGTTTTGACTTCAAATCCGGAGGATGTAAAAGACGGGTATGGTTTCTTAGTTGTGCCGGAAAGGTATCCGCGAGATACGAATCCTGAGACATTAAAGGAAGCCTTAGTGTATATGAGTACTTCCAAAGAAATGGAAGGAACAGGAACCTATGAAAGTGGTAAAGATGCCATGGATATGTACTTTTTACAGTTGGCTAAAGGAGATCAAGAGCTAGCAAGGAAGATCATACGCGGGTATTACAAGCGAGTGGAAGAGGCCAATGAATTCTTTACCACCTATAAGGAAGGCTGGAAAACGGATAAAGGCATGGTTTACATCATCATGGGGCCACCTGCGAGAGTACAAAGAAACAGAACCAGAGAAGTGTGGATGTATTCACAGAACAGGAATACATCTGAAATTATTTATACATTTTATAAAAAACCAAACGTATTTACAGAACAAAATTACGAGCTGGTGAGATATCCGGAGTATAGTGCGTTTTGGTACCCTTATGTAGAATCATGGAGAACAGGAAAGGCAGCGGAGTAAAGAAATTTCATAAACACATTAACCGTCCGAATAAGGAGGATTTTGTGTTTGGAGTAAATTCAGTTATTGAGACGCTAAAAAGTGAACAGGAAATAGATAAGATTCTACTGCTCAAAGAAATGAAGCATGTAGAAGAGATTGAAACATTAGCCAGGAACAGGGGAATACCGGTTCAGAAGGTTCCTATGGAAAAACTCAATAGAGTGACCATGAAGAACCACCAGGGTGCCATAGCTTTTGTTTCGGCAGTGAATTTTGCCATTCTATCCAACGTAGTAACATCGATATTTGAAAGTGGCGAATCACCTTTGGTGTTGATATTAGACAGGATTACGGATGTTAGGAATTTTGGAGCTATTTGTAGATCAGCGGAATGTAGTGGAGTACATGCTGTAGTAGTTCCAGCCAGAGGATCCGCGCAGATCAATGGTGATGCTATGAAAACCTCGTCAGGGGCGCTTAACTTTATTCCGGTTTGTAGAGAGACAGATTTGATCAATACCGTGAAGTACCTAAAAAATTCCGGATTTCAGATCATCTCCTGTACAGAAAAGGGCAATGATCTAGTTTATGACGCAGACTACTCTTTACCTACGGCCATTATTATGGGTTCTGAAGAGGACGGTATTTCTGATGCATTGATTGATTTGTCAGATTTTAAAGCGCAGATTCCATTGAAAGGGAAAGTAGAGTCATTAAATGTTTCGGTAGCCGCAGGCGTAATACTCTTTGAGGCGGTGAGACAAAAAATGAAGCAGGCATAGTCCTAGTTTAAGGATATTTTTTTGCGAAAAGCATCTTTTTAAGACTAGTTCAACTGTGAAAATTGAGCGCGGAACAAGGAGAGATTTTTGGAAAACTTTAATTTGAAATTTTACTATTTCAAAAATTGATGAAAAGCTTAATTTAGGTTAATATCTCTCAGTGATTGGATTTAGGTGTACTATTTTATAGTTGAGAGCTATAATTTTGGGATAACTCTTTTGAGTCCATTTACAGCATTTAAAAAAAGAGGTCATGTTTTATGACCTCTTTCGTTTTCTAAGCTTTCGATTGCTCTATGATTCTTTCTTCTGCTTCACTACCTATGGTGGCGACGTTGAAGATACCCCAACTGTCAGCACTTGCATTTTTGAAGTCTTCTCTATATTTCGGAGTAATGGTTTCCTCTTTTAGATAGGCTCCAATAGGAGTAGTAGGGAAGATTTCTTCATAACTGAGCATTTGGCTAAAGGAAATCCTTCTGTATATATGACTTCTCGAAAGGTTTTTGACATCATCTAAGCCTGTAGCACCTAAAAGTTCCACTACACTCTTAAGGGTATTATTGTGGTAGTTTGCTACCCTTGTGGTTTTGTCTTCTACCACCAAGCCTACGGTTAATTGTGGATCTTGAGTCGCAACACCCACAGGACATTTGTTAGTGTTACATTGCAGTGCCTGAATACATCCCACGGCAAGCATCATGGCCCGAGCTGAATAACATGCATCAGCCCCTAAAGCTAAAGCTCTTACCAAATGGAAACCTGAGGTGATCTTTCCGGATGCAAATACCTTGATATGTTTCTTGATATCGAGTCCTCTTAATACGTTTACTACAAAGTCTAATCCATCCAAAAGTGGAGCACCTACGTAATTGGAGAACTCTTGAGGTGCAGCACCCGTACCTCCTTCTGCTCCATCTACGGTTATAAAGTCAGGGTAGGTGTCTGTGGCGATCATGGCTTTACAGATGCTGATGAATTCGCTCTTGTGACCTATACAAAGCTTGAATCCAACCGGCTTTCCGCCTGAAAGTTCTCTACATTGCTTAATAAATGCTATTAGTCCCATAGGGGAATCAAAAGCCTTATGGTAAGGAGGGGAAGCCACCAAAGTATAAGGCTCAATGTTCCTGGCTCTGGCAATTTCCGGAGTGTTTTTAGAGGCAGGCAAAATACCACCATGACCAGGTTTAGCGCCTTGAGAGATTTTGATCTCTATCATCTTGATGTTAGGATGAGCCGCTCTTTCTTTGAATTGAATAGGGTCAAAGCCTCCATCCGCTGCTCTACAGCCAAAGTATCCCGTACCTATTTGCCAGATAATATCTCCTCCGGGTTCCAGATGGTGTTCACTAACTCCACCTTCACCGGTGTTATGTGCAAATTTCCCCAATTTAGCTCCTCCGTTCATAGCTCTAACGGCATTTGAAGATAGGGAACCAAAACTCATGGCGGAGATATTCAAAATAGAGCAAGAATAGGGTTGTTTACAATCTTTGTTCCCTACCATGATTCTCAAATCGTGATCCAGTTTATGGAAATCTTTCGGTGCCATGGAATGGGCCAGCCATTCATAACCTTCTGAATAGACATCTAATTGAGTACCAAAAGGCATGGTGTCATTTTCTTGTTTTGCCCTTTGATAAACCGTTGATCTGTCAATTCTGTTTAGAGGTCTACCGTCAATATCTGATTCAATGAAATATTGATAGATCTTAGGTCTCATTTCTTCCATGAAGAATCTCAGGCGACCAAAAACCGGATAAATACGCATGATGGAATGCTTTTTTTGGTACATATCATAGTACCCCATTCCCGTAAAAAAGACAACTGCCCCAAGTACTACGTACCAGTTGGGGTTCATATAAACAGAAAGCAGTAATAGAAAAATTATAAGTGCTGTTGAGAAGATGACAAACGTTTTACGCATGTTAATTTGTAAATTAGTCTGCAAGCTACAGCCAATTCTGAAATAAAAAAAATGCGTAATTCTTTTTCAGAATAAATTTAAAATAGAAAGAAGGGGGGAAAAGATAGGACAGAAAGGGGAGAAAAAAGTAGGGGCGTTTTGCAAACGCCCCTAAATACTTATTATAAAT harbors:
- a CDS encoding CHC2 zinc finger domain-containing protein — protein: MTIAEIKDQLSILTVLEHYGLRPGGKHPGGKSMICCPFHDDKTPSMQVYEKTITVYCFSANCKTHGKRIDVIDFIIHKENITKHQALIKAGEMAGSPAAPGAELEELFKAGRINASNVKGLEYLQSRGLDWRQLKEKHGIRAS
- a CDS encoding toprim domain-containing protein, whose amino-acid sequence is MMRNCVLFPLLDEQGRLVSLYGRSIFDITGKKHYYSTGRRGLFPKYPDISTRHLVLTESIIDACSLLQHTACTALALYGTKGLTTEHQQAIKRLSALEEITLFLDGDQAGRNALAAVAKKLKAVTTARISYVETPENEDINSLTLSHEPQILDFLMGQRRTISIVASKCGEGSIQQGQKRGATRQNTPLMAT
- a CDS encoding recombinase family protein, with product MDKDKAEVVRFIYDAYLHGMPFFEIRKVDKGMGFDTKGNSAVQKVLSNPVYAGLLGVKPFKDFPGGYFTGNHEPIIDIANWHLVQSKLKKPEKLKVQLDERFPLRGVLKCHCGQLLSGAPSRGKSGQYYNYYKCQHSKHNNVNADKAHDQFLEVCKLMSIPKAKIQLIQANSEKELELSLKSNKSRAEQKQQELDAVQTKLMRVEEKWINNEVTRDTYERWYKQYTQEASALTGEIRKLKTNHQHAFQKLSGHLDKLSDMHYIYSKCSMEDKQSFIKRINVNICGGS
- a CDS encoding ISAon1 family transposase, with the protein product MYHFKAAKGLKGSVVAIVAGTKADAVIKVLQELPEKKRKKVQEITLDMAPNMEQIAKRCFPGARRVTDRFHVQRLAIEALQDMRIRHRWEAIDKENEAIEKAKSSGTDYQIPILPNGDTLRQLLARSRYVLYKKEKSWTASQQQRAEILFEKYPDIKVAYDLTNQLSQIFTKSPDKIWGLTRLAKWHEKVRQVGFKTFNSVAKSIENHYQTILNYFDNRSTNAAAESFNRSGGPCQN
- a CDS encoding ISAon1 family transposase N-terminal region protein, which translates into the protein MESFLPLVEFLLPDFILSYFHLKKVDNVLGTLHIYLEEKNYDSSDPVKVDLESKGFLPERTIQDFPIRNKRVFLHVSRRRWLNTKTGQMHQRDWDEVAKGTRMTKEFSAFYPLIPTPIVPKALLNCME
- a CDS encoding IlvD/Edd family dehydratase gives rise to the protein MELRSRGWFGKKDKDGIIYRSWMKNQGMPTDMFDGRPVIGICNTFSELTPCNAHFNDIAERVKRGVLEAGGFPVEFPIMSLGETLLKPTAMLFRNLASMDAEESIRGNPIDGVVLLTGCDKTTPSTVMGAASVGLPTIVVPGGPMLNGHYKGQTIGSGTHVWKFDEDMKTGKMTQEECEFAESCMSRSIGHCMTMGTASTMACMVESLGLTLSGAAAIPAADSRKRVLAQLSGRRIVEMVKENLTIDKILTREAFENAIKVNAAVGGSSNLIIHLLAIAGRVGVDLKLEDFDRLGSKIPLLVNLMPSGKYLMEDFFYAGGLPVVLDQLRHELHENVITVTGKNHHENIGQKQECYNTDVIAPYSSPLQDHAGIVVVKGNLAENGAVLKPSAATPELLNHTGRAVVFESIEDYHARIDDPDLDIDETCVMVLKYVGPVGYPGMPEVGNMALPKKLLQKGVKDMVRISDGRMSGTAYGTVVLHVSPESAIGGNLALVENGDMIRLNVDERRIDLLVSEEELKERRARWTPPKPAATRGYVSMYIRHVNGADQGADLDFLRGSSGSVVTRDSH
- a CDS encoding gluconate:H+ symporter, whose translation is MTLLIIFACIAIQVYLTVKKVSPYLSLLLVAIMAGLLLGMEPSALVKSIEKGVGSTLAGLVWIIFLGGGLGKILEVSGAAEQISGTLIQKFGKKYVQWAVLLTGFMIGIPLYYNAGFVILVPLIFSLARRTGLSILYLAIPMAASLSTTHCFLPPHPGPVVLVNAFGADMGKTLVYGLVAAVPAVILAGPILGNLLKHIQVKDNPLFGQTDTTVFDKLPAALPSFVIALMPVILISIGVLADRFLDVDHTLRAILLFTGNSTIALLLSVLIALYYFGVRNGVDMNIQMKWLSDSVSAISTILLIITAGGVFKQVLEDSGTGAYIASFSDDLSMPPLIFAWTITALLRMTIGSATVAGLTAAGIVLPLISSTGVSPELLALSVGAGSVFGSHINDSGFWMFKEFFNLNLKQTFLSWSLMEITISVSGLMAILLMDKFLI